The following proteins are co-located in the Hevea brasiliensis isolate MT/VB/25A 57/8 chromosome 11, ASM3005281v1, whole genome shotgun sequence genome:
- the LOC110662247 gene encoding endoglucanase 16, producing MGNFVRTSLAIIVAWFSLFQGLLVAVNGHFNYKEALTKSILFLEAQRSGKLPPHNRIPWRGDSALDDGKLENADLSGGYYDAGDNVKYGLPMAFTVTTLSWSAIAYKKELEAACEMENVRAGIKWGTDYFLKASSRRNRLYVQVGDPVADHQCWVRPENMKTPRTVLKIDANQPGTEIAAETAAAMASASIVFRPSNRTYARRLLNKAKLLFNFAKSHKGTYDGECPFYCSFSGYNDELMWAATWLYMASKKAVYLKYITDESINANVAEFSWDLKYAGAQVLLSEFFFRGEKGLTPHKNAADSFVCSVLPDSPFHQLYVTPGGMLHLRDGANTQYVTGTALLFATYSDILKDHNQHVICGNKQFDSTALLNFARQQMDYLLGNNPLKRSFMVGFGSNPPTQPHHRGASVPMSEAKDDVSCPMSFVNWLQRSGPNPNELTGAFVGGPDKYDNFVDKRTDSSYTEPCTYVNSQAVGVLAKLASSH from the exons ATGGGTAATTTTGTAAGAACTTCCTTGGCCATTATTGTGGCATGGTTTAGCCTTTTTCAAGGACTTTTGGTAGCTGTTAATGGGCATTTTAATTATAAGGAAGCCCTTACCAAGTCCATACTTTTCTTGGAAGCACAAAGATCGGGAAAACTCCCACCACACAATAGGATACCATGGAGAGGAGATTCTGCCCTTGATGATGGTAAACTTGAAAAT GCGGACCTATCTGGGGGATACTATGACGCAGGAGACAATGTAAAATATGGTTTGCCAATGGCTTTTACCGTTACAACACTATCATGGAGTGCTATAGCATATAAGAAAGAATTAGAAGCCGCCTGCGAGATGGAAAATGTGCGTGCCGGTATCAAATGGGGCACGGATTATTTTCTAAAAGCCAGCAGTAGACGAAACCGTTTGTATGTGCAG GTGGGAGACCCAGTAGCGGATCATCAATGTTGGGTGCGACCAGAAAATATGAAGACACCAAGAACTGTGTTGAAGATTGATGCGAATCAACCTGGAACAGAGATTGCAGCAGAAACTGCAGCTGCAATGGCTTCTGCTTCCATTGTTTTTAGACCCTCAAATCGTACCTATGCTCGTCGTCTCCTCAACAAAGCCAAACTG cTTTTCAATTTTGCCAAATCACACAAAGGAACTTATGATGGAGAATGCCCATTCTATTGCTCTTTCTCTGGCTACAAc GATGAGCTTATGTGGGCTGCAACTTGGTTATACATGGCGAGCAAGAAGGCCGTGTACTTGAAATACATTACAGACGAATCTATTAATGCTAATGTTGCTGAGTTTAGCTGGGACCTTAAATACGCTGGAGCCCAAGTCCTGCTTTCCGAG TTCTTCTTTCGAGGAGAGAAGGGTTTAACCCCACATAAAAATGCAGCTGATAGTTTTGTATGTTCAGTACTCCCTGATAGCCCTTTTCATCAACTTTATGTCACTCCag GTGGCATGCTTCACTTGAGAGATGGGGCCAACACTCAATATGTTACAGGCACAGCTTTATTGTTTGCCACCTACAGTGACATCCTAAAGGATCACAATCAACATGTCATCTGTGGAAACAAGCAATTTGACTCAACCGCCCTCCTGAACTTTGCCAGGCAACAG ATGGATTACTTGCTAGGGAACAACCCGCTAAAAAGATCATTCATGGTTGGATTTGGAAGCAACCCACCAACGCAACCACACCACAGAGGCGCTTCCGTTCCAATGTCGGAAGCAAAAGACGATGTGAGCTGCCCCATGAGCTTTGTGAACTGGCTCCAGAGGAGTGGACCAAACCCTAATGAGCTAACGGGTGCATTTGTGGGTGGACCTGACAAATACGACAACTTCGTGGACAAACGAACCGATTCATCCTATACCGAGCCATGCACCTACGTCAACTCTCAGGCAGTCGGTGTTCTGGCAAAGTTGGCATCGTCTCACTAG